Proteins from a genomic interval of Abyssisolibacter fermentans:
- a CDS encoding DIP1984 family protein, with product MKLAEALILRADYQKKVQQLKSRLQNSAKVQEGETPPENPKLLMNELDNVLEELTELIQRINRTNSMTKFDNQHSLADILAQRDKIWTKRQVLSSLIDAAVIKHDRYSRSEVKFYSTIKIVETQREMDKLSKEFRELDTQIQGKNWSTELI from the coding sequence ATGAAATTAGCAGAAGCATTAATTTTAAGAGCAGATTATCAGAAAAAAGTACAGCAGTTAAAAAGCAGATTACAAAACAGTGCAAAGGTTCAAGAAGGAGAAACTCCTCCTGAAAATCCAAAGTTACTTATGAATGAATTAGATAATGTTTTGGAAGAATTGACTGAGCTTATTCAAAGAATAAATAGAACAAATAGTATGACAAAGTTTGATAATCAACATTCATTAGCTGATATTTTAGCACAGCGAGACAAAATATGGACTAAAAGACAAGTCCTTAGTTCATTGATTGATGCAGCTGTTATAAAACACGATAGATACAGTCGTTCAGAGGTGAAATTTTATAGTACTATAAAGATTGTAGAAACACAAAGAGAAATGGATAAATTATCAAAAGAATTTAGAGAGTTAGATACACAAATACAAGGAAAAAATTGGTCAACAGAATTAATATAG